From Sphingobium yanoikuyae, the proteins below share one genomic window:
- the glmS gene encoding glutamine--fructose-6-phosphate transaminase (isomerizing), producing the protein MCGIVGIVGHGDVAARLLDGLRRLEYRGYDSAGIATSHDSAIERRRASGKLNNLADALETDPLPGTVGIAHTRWATHGGPTTNNAHPHATAEVAVVHNGIIENFKPLRDMLIGRGRVFTSETDTEVVAHLISERVEAGIDPINAVREALPQLRGAFALAILFRDRPDLLIGARLGSPLVVGIGEGETYLGSDALALASLTQRVIYLEEGDWVVCDRDHVQIFDQGNQPVERAITQSGVDGELISKGNHRHYMIKEIYEQPIVVAQTLRSYLQRIDDTLTLPIPDFDLSEIKRVTIVACGTSFYAGMVARYWFEQFARVPVDLDIASEFRYRAPVIEPGGLALFISQSGETADTLAALRHAREEGQKIAVVVNVPTSSMAREADLLLPTHAGPEIGVASTKAFTCQLAVLAALAANLARAKARLTDEGEHMVVKHLAEAPAALNAALAYEDAIKAVAAEIATARDVLYLGRGTDYPLALEGALKLKEISYIHAEGYAAGEMKHGPIALIDENVPVIVIAPSGPLFEKTVSNMQEVQARGGKVVLISDYDGIQEAGGGCLATITMPKVHPLIAPLVYSVPVQLLAYHVAVTKGTDVDQPRNLAKSVTVE; encoded by the coding sequence ATGTGTGGAATAGTTGGTATCGTCGGCCATGGGGATGTCGCTGCACGACTTCTGGATGGCCTCAGGCGACTGGAATATCGCGGTTATGATTCTGCCGGTATCGCTACGAGCCATGACAGCGCGATCGAGCGGCGTCGGGCCTCAGGGAAACTGAACAACCTCGCCGATGCGCTTGAGACCGACCCACTGCCCGGAACTGTCGGCATCGCGCATACGCGCTGGGCCACACATGGCGGCCCCACCACTAATAATGCCCATCCCCATGCCACGGCTGAGGTCGCGGTCGTCCACAATGGCATTATCGAGAACTTCAAGCCCCTACGGGACATGCTCATCGGCCGGGGCCGCGTCTTCACCAGTGAAACCGATACTGAAGTCGTGGCACATCTGATCAGTGAGCGGGTGGAGGCCGGGATCGACCCGATCAACGCGGTGCGAGAAGCGCTTCCTCAGTTGCGCGGCGCCTTCGCTCTGGCGATCCTTTTTCGCGATCGACCCGATCTGTTGATCGGCGCGCGGTTGGGGTCGCCTCTGGTCGTTGGGATCGGGGAAGGGGAGACCTATCTTGGTTCGGACGCGCTCGCCTTGGCATCTTTGACACAGCGCGTCATCTATCTGGAGGAAGGCGACTGGGTCGTCTGCGATCGCGACCACGTACAGATTTTCGATCAGGGCAATCAGCCGGTCGAGCGTGCGATCACCCAATCGGGAGTCGATGGCGAATTGATCTCCAAGGGCAATCATCGCCATTATATGATCAAGGAGATTTACGAGCAGCCCATCGTCGTCGCCCAGACCCTGCGCTCCTATCTCCAGCGCATCGATGACACGCTGACGCTGCCGATTCCCGATTTCGACCTGTCAGAGATCAAACGGGTAACGATCGTCGCCTGCGGCACCAGCTTTTATGCCGGGATGGTCGCACGCTACTGGTTCGAGCAGTTCGCGCGCGTGCCGGTCGACCTCGATATTGCCTCCGAATTCCGCTATCGCGCGCCAGTGATCGAGCCAGGCGGACTCGCGCTTTTCATCAGCCAATCTGGTGAAACCGCTGACACGCTCGCAGCGCTGCGCCATGCCCGCGAAGAAGGGCAGAAGATCGCTGTTGTCGTCAATGTGCCGACCAGCTCCATGGCGCGCGAGGCCGACCTGCTGCTGCCAACCCATGCCGGACCCGAAATTGGGGTAGCCTCCACCAAAGCCTTCACCTGCCAACTGGCAGTGCTTGCCGCACTTGCAGCCAACTTGGCACGCGCCAAAGCGCGCCTCACAGATGAGGGCGAACATATGGTCGTCAAACATCTTGCCGAAGCGCCAGCTGCGCTCAATGCCGCCCTCGCCTATGAGGACGCAATCAAAGCCGTCGCCGCCGAAATCGCAACGGCGCGCGACGTACTCTATCTGGGCCGCGGGACCGACTATCCGCTAGCGCTGGAAGGCGCCTTAAAGCTCAAGGAAATCAGCTATATTCATGCCGAGGGCTATGCCGCCGGCGAGATGAAGCATGGGCCCATCGCGCTGATCGACGAAAATGTGCCGGTGATCGTCATCGCGCCTTCAGGACCGCTGTTCGAAAAGACCGTCAGCAACATGCAGGAAGTGCAGGCGCGGGGCGGCAAGGTGGTGTTGATCAGCGACTATGACGGCATCCAGGAAGCGGGCGGCGGGTGCCTCGCGACCATCACCATGCCAAAGGTCCACCCCTTAATCGCGCCTCTGGTCTATAGCGTGCCGGTACAATTGCTGGCCTATCATGTAGCCGTCACAAAGGGCACCGATGTAGACCAGCCGCGCAATCTAGCGAAATCGGTCACGGTGGAGTAA